GAGAGCCAACGTCAATAGCGGTTATCGTCTATCAATTTTGGTGTTTACTTTAATTCAGCCTATTGGTAACCCTTTCCATACCACCGACAACCAGGCTCTGATACTATTGTTAAGTGCCTAAGAAAAGTGGAAAACCAAACCTTAGAAGCTAGCTATTAAGGGCGAAGAACTACTCTTTTTTAAATACATCATCAAGCATCCTATATTACTCGACTTGGGACTGAGCACCCCGTAATATCGAAGTCCCTAACAGCaccatttttctttttactattgtaaACCAAACCATACAGTTTTTAGCACTCATAGCTGAAACAAATTCCAAAATGAACTTTCTTGACCTATATCATCCTCTCACCACATTATACACAATTTTCCCCATGAACGGAATCTTCTCTTAAGAATAAGATGCTATGTACTTTAAAGAAATCTAACATTCTCTGACATTTACTGTAAAAGAAGCATTGGTAAAACATTGAGTTCTGATTTAAACACAAAGGAAGAGAAATTTGAATCAGCCTGCACTCAGACCTAAAAAAGGAGGCAAAGAAAACAAGTTTCCAAGACTAATTCAAAGAATAAAGATTTCAAATAGTTGATTTCGCGAATACATGTTGATAACTAAATTTTCATCATATCCATGCACAGTTTTTTATGGCAGATGGCGGCTCATGGTAGAAGGGTAAACAACTGCCATGAGGTTATAACTAATGGCTTTGCAGCAAATGGTGgagaaataatatataaaatataaataaaactactaaaaagataaagaaaagtttATATCTTAGTGATACTTTATCAATAATAATATGAAACTATTTATCCATATTATAATAATCAATATTAAAGATTAAAACTAATATCAAGTTgacataactaataataatattaatcttAACTATGCAGCAGCAGAAGCAAATTGAGGGTTTAGAATAGACGatagagaataaaaaaatttgacgGGTGATAatagggaaaaagaaaaggattacAATGGAACAACAAAAACTTGGGGGtttagaatataaagaaaaaatgatgCAGCTTAGAGAAGCACCATCGTTGTCAATGTCCCATGCCTCTGTGCCGTTGCGTTCTATTACTTTGTCATTGTGGTCTTCCCCTGCAGAATAGGGCGATGCTGTTGGCGGTAATGCTGTTGCATCGCAAGACTTCATCTTCCTCCAGCAGTAGACAGGGAGAGCGAACGACATAGAGTAGAGAGAGCATGAAGAGGTAGAATACGAGAGCTACAGAAGGCTTTGTCTTATAAATGTTAGGTTTAGGGTTACTAAAATGACCAAAAGAccctctaatttttttaaaatatatccaAAAAAACCTGCCAAACTTGTATAATGCACCTTTGGATGCAGCTATTTACTTAAGGAGTATtggttaattataatattttgattctttcttttttaaaacaaaaaaaaatggaaatttGAACCAGCCCACAATCAAAATGTAAACAcccaagaaaggaagaaaaggaaacaGATTTCCAGGACTAAATCAAAGATAATGAAAACGATGATAGATAAGACAAATAGATAATTTAGTATTTTGTAATACTGATTAGTACTCACTCCAAATATGACCATTAAATAATCAAATTCATATATTTGATGGGAACCAGCCATGGAAATGGGCCTTAGATTAGTTCTGAATTAGTTGGTATACAAATTAACGGGAAAGTGATCAAGAATTCAGATTGAATGAAAGGGGCTTTAGATATTGTCTTCAAATTAATTTGAAATTGATGTtactttcttttctaattttctgAACCATTACCATCATTATCACCTAATGCTTTAAGAGAGAAGATGCAACATATGCATGGCAAAATGGATGAATTTAATTGCAACAATCAGACTTAATAATAATGAGGAAGTTGTACGTATGACAAATTTTcatataaagaacaaggagaaacACATAGTGAGCAATTTACTGCTAAAAGAATAATGGCTTTATCATCACCAAGAGTCATGGTAATCAAACAATCCAAAGGGGAAATACATGAAAGAAAGCAAGAGACAAGATAAACTCGAGTACCTTGTAGAAACAACTGGTCCCAAATGGACAGTTTCCATCTCCAAAGTTAAAATGTTTACAATCAATTAACCTGAAAATAGACAATAATTAATCAGTTAAAATGTCAACAATTCAAGATCTGGGTAATATAAAATAAGTTCACAGAAATTGGATCATGTATGTTATATGCAatttttcttgaatatatatatatatatatatatatatatatatatatatatagtagcaaTAAGTGATGGAACAAATATTTCCTAAAATATCACACACACCGGCACACAAAAATAATTATCAGGTGTGTAGCAGAAGGTGAGAAAAAAATTACTTGCAGTTTGCCTTGTAATTATCAATAATTTCCTGTTTCTCTTCCTTTGTAGAATACCAAATACCACTTGGAATGACAAAATATGATAGTTTGCGGCACACAGGGCAGGTTCTCACTGTATTAGTAGTATTATTAAAGTCCATTCCAGAGGTTGGGGCACTACTACGCCAGTTACGGATACAGGATATACAAAAAGCATGGTCGCATTCCGGAAGCAGCCCAAACTTACATTCAGCAGGCTTAGGTTTCGATAGAACACGCTCAAGACAAACATTGCATTCTATTTCTTGACTATCTTTCAAACTCTGTaggtatttttcctttttctcgcAAGTCCGCAAATGATTGTCTTTTACCCTTCGATCAGTAGGATGCAAGCAATATTTTCTACAGTATAAACATTGATTTCCATGAACACGAGAACATTTATCTCCTAGAGGGCAGTTTGCAGCAGCAAATGTACAAAGAAGATGCTCAGATGGTATCGCACTACTAGTACTTGATTCACTAACATCAACATTCCCTAGATAGTCCTGATGCTTATGTAGTGAACGCCTTGCATGCTTGTCAGACGGAGATATCTTTGTGGCTTTTGGAACCCAACTTGACGATGCTCCTTGAATAGTATGAGCTGCAGCAGAATCCAAAACAACAGATTGGCATCCATTTGCTGAAGATGATGCTTGAGAAACGTTGACATGCTTATATCTGCATCGACTACCATAAGCACAGAGTCCTTTCTGATGGAATGTGCAAATCTGCTGTCCAGAAACATCTGTATCTTTTCTCTCATGATAAAAATCACATTGCTCCCCTTTCAAACATGCTCCTCGGGCATAAAACTTGCAAATCCTAACACAATTATTagagttttttaattaaaaaaatatatatgaatcaACAAACAAACAAGTAACCAAGAAAGCCCATAAACAACACATAGGAAAATGGTAACAAAATGCAAGCACAGGACATCATCATACAAACCAAAACCCTCGGGGTTAGAAATTCTTAAGCATTTTCACTTCACATAAATCTCATTAGCATTAAAAGATCGTAAACCTAAGTTCAAGATTCACCCTCATATGCTATATACACTATAATAATCCGGGTCCCAGCTTAGTAAATCTTGCAAGACTTTGTTCGAATCAATAAAGAATGGCAAGTACGTTACCCATCCACAATCAATTTCCATGTCGCTAGTCACGATATAATCTATCACTAACCAAACAAGAACGACTCAAAACAAAAACCCTCCTCCTTTCTCTACCCAGTTTCTGCAGCCCCAATTATCACATCACCAACCAAATCACATAAAAAGAATAGGTAACAAAATTTAAGAAATAGAAAGAGAGAAAGCATAAATTGAAAGGCCTGTTTGGTTAATCGATGGATCATGGGATGGGATCAGAAAGACAGGAACCAAAATAGTGTAATCGAACAAACAGGTAAACTAACaacaaacaataataataataattttagggATTGAAACTAACCTTGTGGACATGGTTATGGAGGGAGAGAGGAGTCAGGATAATATTGGGGAAATGAaatgagagagaatgagagagaaaagaCAACGTTCgattttggattttgattttgattttcggGAGAGAAAGGAAAACCTAAAGACAGAAGAGAGGAGGACCCATTTGAAACGGGTTCAGAGGTTTTTGTTTCGTGTTTTTGGCGGTTGGTGGTGCTTTCACAAATTCCAGCTTCCTTCACTATTCTCTGCCAGTTTCGatgataatttatatatatttatactaaTTAACTAAATCAATTCCTAATTTTAATCTCTAATAAATTTAATCATTACATTAGTCCCTAACCTCTGATTTTATTACAAAAATTGTGTTGAAGTCAGATTTTTTGCATTAGAAGTTAACATAGTCGTCTATGTAAAAGGCTGAAATTTTAGTCAACAAACtataatttaaatgatataatttttttagaaaaatttaatttaactaaaaaaattatataataaatttaaaaattagatttataaataataaatttaaaaataattatttttaataataatatataatataatatctatataaatttagtatatattatattatttaagataataatatatTTGCACTGTGATGAAATTaacctaataaattaaaattagtttaatacttacaaaagataaaatttgTT
This region of Arachis hypogaea cultivar Tifrunner chromosome 8, arahy.Tifrunner.gnm2.J5K5, whole genome shotgun sequence genomic DNA includes:
- the LOC112707468 gene encoding E3 ubiquitin-protein ligase makorin; its protein translation is MSTRICKFYARGACLKGEQCDFYHERKDTDVSGQQICTFHQKGLCAYGSRCRYKHVNVSQASSSANGCQSVVLDSAAAHTIQGASSSWVPKATKISPSDKHARRSLHKHQDYLGNVDVSESSTSSAIPSEHLLCTFAAANCPLGDKCSRVHGNQCLYCRKYCLHPTDRRVKDNHLRTCEKKEKYLQSLKDSQEIECNVCLERVLSKPKPAECKFGLLPECDHAFCISCIRNWRSSAPTSGMDFNNTTNTVRTCPVCRKLSYFVIPSGIWYSTKEEKQEIIDNYKANCKLIDCKHFNFGDGNCPFGTSCFYKHTVKPGSYTWIHKRPPPRRRPNNLDMYDVLDMLGDVDLSGGELYSIMRDNDMFDEMDPYEMMAISDMLVTGPGPCPFDSEEDDDVDFIRMTSLAEALASGVDDFGPDDFRNDALDPMEAALFSMMMHSNIEEDEEDSDDEIY